In Mycetocola zhujimingii, one DNA window encodes the following:
- the dnaA gene encoding chromosomal replication initiator protein DnaA: MAGTFYLEVPNEFTAGQLNMRMRAPLLNAIGTLQETHGASTFAVVVNPEIIDEEYEPLPQAPVQQQQPNYLPSPNAPAMHDTALPARQNDTRLNSKYSFDNFVIGQSNRFSHAAAVAVAEAPAKAYNPLFIYGDSGLGKTHLLHAIGHYAMSLYPGIRVRYVSSEEFTNDFINSIANNRGSVFQSRYRDIDILLIDDIQFLQGKAETQEAFFHTFNTLHDHNKQVAITSDLPPKALTGFEDRMRSRFEWGLITDVQVPDLETRIAILRKKAQSEKLQIPDEVLEFIASKVSSNIRELEGTLIRVTAFASLNRTPVDMNLVQTVLKDLITLDDDNVISPVDIINIVAAYFKLSVDDLYGSSRSQAIATSRQIAMYLCRELTNLSLPKIGQLFGNRDHTTVMYANKKISDLMQERRSIYNQVTELTSRIKQGHRFNR; the protein is encoded by the coding sequence ATGGCGGGGACCTTCTACCTGGAAGTTCCCAACGAGTTCACTGCCGGTCAGCTCAACATGCGGATGCGGGCACCGCTCCTCAATGCCATCGGCACTCTGCAGGAAACTCACGGCGCATCGACATTCGCGGTTGTCGTGAACCCCGAGATCATCGACGAAGAGTACGAACCTCTTCCCCAGGCGCCCGTGCAGCAGCAACAGCCGAATTACCTGCCGAGTCCCAACGCTCCGGCCATGCACGACACGGCTCTTCCCGCACGACAGAACGACACCCGGCTGAACTCGAAGTACTCATTCGACAACTTCGTGATCGGCCAGTCCAACAGGTTCTCCCACGCCGCCGCCGTCGCTGTCGCTGAAGCTCCGGCCAAGGCATACAACCCGCTCTTCATTTATGGCGACTCGGGGCTCGGTAAAACTCACCTCCTCCACGCCATCGGTCACTACGCGATGAGCCTGTACCCGGGAATCCGCGTTCGCTACGTATCGAGCGAGGAATTCACCAACGACTTCATCAACTCGATCGCCAACAACAGGGGTTCCGTCTTTCAGTCGCGCTACCGCGACATCGACATCCTGCTGATCGACGACATTCAGTTCCTCCAGGGCAAGGCAGAAACCCAGGAAGCGTTCTTCCACACCTTCAATACCCTGCACGACCACAACAAACAGGTCGCCATCACGAGCGACCTTCCTCCGAAGGCACTCACCGGGTTCGAAGACCGGATGCGCTCGCGCTTCGAGTGGGGTCTCATCACCGACGTCCAGGTTCCCGACCTCGAGACACGTATCGCCATCCTTCGAAAGAAGGCGCAAAGCGAGAAGCTTCAGATTCCGGACGAGGTACTCGAATTCATCGCGTCCAAAGTCTCGTCCAACATCCGTGAGCTCGAAGGAACCCTGATTCGGGTGACGGCATTTGCGAGCCTGAACCGCACACCTGTCGACATGAACCTCGTGCAGACGGTTCTCAAGGACCTGATCACCCTCGACGATGACAACGTCATCTCGCCGGTGGACATCATCAACATCGTCGCCGCATACTTCAAGCTCAGCGTCGACGACCTGTATGGCTCCAGTCGGTCACAAGCCATTGCGACGTCAAGGCAGATCGCCATGTACCTGTGTCGCGAGTTGACGAATCTCTCCCTTCCGAAGATCGGCCAGCTCTTCGGTAACCGCGATCACACCACCGTGATGTACGCGAATAAGAAGATTTCCGACCTCATGCAGGAACGTCGATCGATTTACAACCAGGTCACAGAACTGACCAGCCGCATCAAACAGGGACACCGCTTCAACCGTTAA
- the dnaN gene encoding DNA polymerase III subunit beta — translation MRFSVNRDVFSEAVSFAVKLLPQRTTLPILSGVLIEATDSGLVLSSFDYEVSAQTEINAQVDEPGTVLVSGRLLADIASRLPNAPVVFSTNENRIVVSCGSANFTLLSMPVEEYPSIPQISGQTGLVPGEDFAAAVAQVAVAASRDDVTPVITGVQLQVTDNRLGLVATDRYRVAVREIDWDNGENTNPEGLTALVPAKTLQEVGKTFGHSATISVSFTAKDDRELIAFTADNKTVTSLLIKGSFPPVRRLFPDNTDNYAVINTGELIEAVRRVSLVLEREAALRFTFTIDGLTMEAVGSEHAQASESLDALLTGDDIVLSLKPQFLIDGLTAVRSEFVRFSFTKSENTNKPGPMLITSQSSKDQPGADSFKYLLQPNLLLR, via the coding sequence GTGCGGTTCAGCGTCAATCGCGATGTCTTCAGCGAAGCGGTTTCGTTCGCCGTGAAGCTTCTGCCCCAACGAACCACCCTGCCCATCCTCAGCGGTGTGCTCATCGAAGCGACCGACTCAGGACTTGTGCTTTCGAGCTTCGACTACGAGGTTTCGGCCCAGACCGAGATCAATGCCCAGGTTGATGAGCCAGGAACGGTTCTGGTCTCCGGCCGGCTGCTCGCCGACATCGCGAGCCGGCTTCCCAACGCACCGGTGGTGTTTTCGACAAACGAGAACCGCATCGTCGTCAGCTGTGGTTCCGCCAACTTCACGCTCCTCTCCATGCCGGTCGAGGAATATCCGAGCATTCCTCAGATCAGCGGGCAAACCGGCCTGGTTCCTGGTGAAGACTTCGCCGCAGCGGTGGCCCAGGTTGCTGTCGCTGCCTCACGGGACGACGTCACGCCGGTCATTACCGGAGTCCAGCTGCAGGTCACCGACAATCGCCTCGGCCTGGTCGCCACAGACCGCTATCGCGTCGCGGTCCGTGAAATCGACTGGGACAACGGAGAAAACACGAACCCAGAAGGCCTCACCGCACTGGTTCCCGCGAAAACTCTGCAGGAGGTCGGCAAGACCTTCGGCCACTCAGCAACGATTTCTGTGTCGTTCACGGCCAAAGACGACCGAGAACTGATCGCGTTCACCGCCGACAACAAGACCGTGACGTCACTTCTGATCAAGGGATCCTTTCCCCCGGTCCGGCGCCTTTTCCCCGACAACACCGATAACTACGCCGTGATCAACACCGGCGAACTGATCGAAGCCGTTCGCCGGGTCTCCCTGGTTCTCGAACGTGAGGCAGCACTTCGGTTCACCTTCACGATCGATGGACTCACGATGGAGGCGGTGGGCTCCGAACACGCCCAGGCATCCGAATCACTCGACGCCCTGCTCACCGGCGACGACATCGTGCTCAGCCTCAAGCCGCAGTTCCTCATCGACGGGCTTACCGCCGTTCGCAGCGAATTCGTGCGCTTCTCGTTTACGAAGAGCGAGAACACGAACAAGCCGGGCCCGATGCTCATCACGAGCCAGTCCTCCAAGGATCAGCCGGGCGCCGACAGCTTCAAATACCTCCTCCAGCCCAACCTCCTCCTGCGGTAA
- the gnd gene encoding phosphogluconate dehydrogenase (NAD(+)-dependent, decarboxylating) has protein sequence MHIGLIGLGKMGGNMRTRLRAAGVEVTGFDRNPDVTDVATVEELVAALPAPRTVWVMVPAGKITDDVVGELNNLLSEGDLVIDGGNSRFTEDFKHAELLAGNGIDYIDAGVSGGVWGLENGYGLMVGGSAAQVERVMPVFDALRPEGPREEGFVHVGEVGAGHYAKMVHNGIEYALMQAYAEGFELLEKREDIIRDVPGTFKAWQRGTVVRSWLLELLVRALDEDDDLSEIEGYVEDSGEGRWTIEEALANAVPVPTISASIFARFVSRQDDSPAMKAVAALRNQFGGHTVKKSDE, from the coding sequence ATGCACATCGGTCTCATCGGACTCGGCAAAATGGGCGGCAACATGCGCACGCGGTTGCGCGCCGCCGGCGTCGAAGTAACAGGTTTCGACCGAAACCCGGATGTCACTGACGTTGCGACGGTCGAGGAGCTGGTCGCTGCACTGCCGGCACCGCGCACGGTATGGGTCATGGTTCCCGCCGGGAAAATCACTGACGACGTCGTCGGCGAACTGAACAACCTGCTGAGCGAGGGTGACCTGGTGATCGACGGCGGAAACAGCCGTTTCACCGAAGACTTCAAGCACGCGGAACTTCTCGCCGGCAACGGGATCGATTACATCGACGCCGGTGTATCCGGTGGAGTATGGGGCCTCGAAAACGGTTATGGCCTGATGGTCGGCGGATCCGCGGCCCAGGTGGAACGGGTGATGCCCGTCTTCGACGCGCTTCGTCCAGAAGGTCCCCGCGAAGAAGGCTTCGTTCACGTCGGAGAAGTTGGTGCCGGCCACTACGCCAAGATGGTCCACAACGGCATCGAGTACGCCCTCATGCAGGCATACGCCGAGGGATTCGAGCTGCTCGAGAAGCGTGAGGACATCATCCGCGATGTTCCGGGCACGTTCAAGGCATGGCAGCGTGGCACGGTCGTCCGGTCCTGGTTGCTTGAACTCCTCGTCCGAGCGCTCGACGAGGACGACGATCTCTCCGAAATCGAGGGCTACGTCGAGGATTCGGGCGAGGGTCGCTGGACCATCGAAGAAGCGCTGGCCAACGCCGTTCCTGTTCCCACAATCTCGGCATCCATCTTCGCTCGCTTCGTGTCGAGGCAGGACGATTCGCCAGCCATGAAGGCGGTAGCTGCGCTCCGCAACCAGTTCGGCGGCCACACCGTAAAGAAGAGCGACGAATAG